From Desulfovibrio sp. TomC, a single genomic window includes:
- a CDS encoding flagellar biosynthesis anti-sigma factor FlgM, with the protein MNAPAKHHRARGVALGHQEDPAERAQRIEELKRRVESGTYLIQRYEIIEGLLDALATETD; encoded by the coding sequence ATGAACGCACCTGCCAAGCACCACCGCGCCAGAGGCGTCGCACTCGGCCATCAGGAAGATCCGGCCGAACGCGCCCAGCGCATCGAAGAGCTCAAGCGCCGCGTGGAATCAGGCACCTACCTGATCCAGCGCTACGAGATCATCGAAGGCCTCCTCGACGCCCTGGCCACCGAAACCGACTAG
- a CDS encoding pseudouridine synthase has protein sequence MHKETDKLTIPATADGWRLDRVLELLLPDTGLRGRRRLVESGAVTVDGRDKPCGYRVRPGQELIVSPVVREAAFGPADVPVVMAVGDYAVVAKPAGLNTSSLAHGGGESVENLLPAIFPGRPLVLLSRLDRLTTGLLPVAFSDEAAQAYRDMEESGRVVKTYMAVGWGETQGFFRVENELDAADRRKTRVLARLSVDSLRMTDVEALTASGGATLFRCVINKGARHQIRAHLAYLGHPLVGDPLYGYGQAGERLFLHCAGIDCPAFTARLDAPWTLDDAVGLLLGGEAE, from the coding sequence ATGCACAAGGAAACTGACAAACTGACGATTCCGGCCACAGCCGACGGCTGGCGCCTCGACCGGGTATTGGAACTGCTTTTGCCCGACACCGGGCTTCGCGGCCGGCGGCGGCTGGTGGAATCCGGGGCTGTGACCGTGGACGGACGGGACAAACCGTGCGGCTACCGGGTGCGGCCCGGACAGGAACTCATCGTGTCCCCGGTTGTCCGGGAAGCGGCTTTTGGTCCGGCCGACGTGCCGGTGGTCATGGCCGTCGGCGACTACGCCGTCGTGGCCAAGCCGGCCGGACTCAATACCTCGTCTTTGGCCCACGGCGGCGGCGAAAGCGTCGAGAACCTGTTGCCGGCGATCTTCCCGGGCCGGCCGCTGGTGCTCCTCTCGCGTCTGGACCGGCTGACCACCGGGCTTTTGCCCGTGGCCTTTTCCGATGAGGCGGCGCAAGCGTACCGGGACATGGAAGAGTCGGGCCGGGTGGTCAAGACCTATATGGCCGTTGGCTGGGGCGAGACGCAGGGGTTTTTTCGGGTGGAAAACGAACTGGACGCGGCCGATCGCCGCAAGACCCGGGTGCTGGCGCGCCTGTCGGTTGACTCCCTGCGCATGACCGATGTGGAGGCCCTGACCGCCAGCGGCGGGGCAACCCTTTTCCGCTGCGTCATCAACAAAGGGGCGCGCCATCAGATCCGCGCCCATCTGGCTTATCTGGGCCATCCATTGGTGGGTGACCCGCTCTACGGATATGGTCAGGCGGGGGAGCGGCTTTTTCTGCACTGCGCCGGCATCGACTGTCCGGCCTTCACGGCCCGACTCGATGCGCCCTGGACCCTGGACGACGCCGTCGGCCTGCTTTTAGGGGGCGAGGCGGAGTAA